The Sulfurospirillum deleyianum DSM 6946 nucleotide sequence TCCTTTAAAGCCACAGGAAAACTCTCCAATTTAGACCATAAAACTGAAAATTTCAGTTCATCAGGCTTTGGTCTTGGCATTGGGCATACCAGATGGGCGACCCACGGTAAACCCACAGAAGCCAATGCCCATCCTCATTGGGGTGAATTTTCATACATCATTCACAATGGCATTATCGAAAACTATAAAGAGATCAAAGATGAACTTCTCAAAGAGGGAATCACATTTCTAAGCCAAACCGATACCGAAGTAGCGGTGCATCTTTTTGAGAAAAATGTCCGTGAATTGGGAGATTGTTTTAAGGCATTTGAGAAAACCATCGCCTCTTTGCATGGAGCGTATGCTATTTTACTCATTACCAAAAAAGCACCTGATGTTATCTTTTTTGCAAAAAATGCCGTCCCCCTTTTACTAGGGAGAAGCCCTGAGCATGAAGTCTATTTTAGCTCTTCAGATGCCCCTTTAATTGGGCATGTCAATGAGGTTGTCTATTTGGAAGATGGGGAGTATGGTTGGGTCGAAAAAAATGCCATTACCCTGATTAAAAACAACACAAAACAACACCTTGATTTTAAACCACTCACCCACGATAAACTCAGTGCCCAAAAAGATGGTTATCGCTACTTTATGGAGAAAGAGATTTACGAGCAATCTATCGTTGTGGGCGAAACCTTAATGGGACGTATCAAAGAAAATACCATTGTTCTTGATGAACTCTCGCATATTGATTTTAGCGCTATTGATGCGATTAAAATCTGCGCATGCGGTACCAGTTACCATGCAGCCCTTAGTGCGTGTTACATGTTTGAACGCCTCTCAAAAATTCGCACTAATGTAGAAATCGCCAGTGAATTTCGCTATAAAGAGCCTTTACTCGACCCTAAAACGCTTTTTATCGTTATCTCCCAAAGTGGCGAAACCGCCGATACGCTTGAAGCACTCAAAATGGCAAAAAGAGGCGGTATGCCAACGCTTGCTATCTGTAACGTCGATAACTCTTCGATTGTTCGCACTGCTGATGCGACGATTCTTACACGTGCAGGCATTGAAAAAGGCGTTGCCAGTACCAAAGCATTTGCGACACAAGTTATTACGCTGTGGCTTCTTAGCCTTTATGTCGCTCAAATTAAAGAGTGTATCGCACCGGAGCGATTGAATGAAGAGATTAGTGCGCTTTTAAAAATTCCTTTAGTACTCAAAGTCAATGAGCAAACCCACGAAAAAATTCGCCGTCTCTCTAAACGCTACTTGCATGGACACGGTTTCTTTTTTATCGGAAGAGACCTCTTCTATCCTTTAGCCCTAGAAGGAGCGTTGAAGCTCAAAGAGATTAGCTACCTTCATGCTGAGGGGTATCCAGCAGGAGAGATGAAACACGGACCGATCGCCCTTGCCGATAGTGAACTTTTCACCATTGCGCTCATGCCTAAAAACCTTCTCTACGACAAAATGAAAAGTAACGTCGAAGAGTTAGGGGCAAGGGATTCAACCCTTTTAATCATTAGTCCAGAACCTTTTGATTTGGCCGATGATTTTATTAAAACCAATGCGCATACACACATGATGGGTGAGTTTTTTGAGATGATGCTCATTACCCAGCTCTTAGCGCTAGAAATCTCCATCCGTTTAGGCAATGATGTAGACATGCCACGTAACCTTGCCAAAAGCGTTACCGTAGAATAATGTCACACTCTTTTTTTCGTGTTTATGTCGAATTAACCAATATTTGTGGGTTGAAGTGTAGCTTCTGCCCACCCAAAATTCTTCCCACGCAAACAATGTCCCTTCCCTTTTTTGAACACATTTTAGGTGAACTTAAACCCTATACCAAAGAGATTGCTTATCATGTGGCAGGGGATTCATTGGCGCTTTCTAACGTGGAAGCGTATTTAGATCGCACCCACGCATACGGTTTTAAAGTCATCCTGACCACGAGTGGTTATTTTTTGAAAAACCATTCGCTCACAACTTTATTCCATCCAGCGATTAAACAAATTAACATCTCGCTTAACAGTTTTAATAAAAACAGTATGCCGCTCTCTTTTGAAGACTATATGAAGCCTATTTTAGAGCTCTGCCATGCGAAACAAAAGGAGAATAAATCTCTGTTTATTAACCTTCGTTTATGGAACAGAGATGAAAACAACAGCGACCAAGCCTTTAATGAGATGCTTTTTAGCTATCTGGAAAATGCCTTTAAAACCCCTTTACATGTAAAGCAGATTCAAGAAGAGAAACCTCGCTCTATCAGACTTCAAGAAAAAGTACGTCTGCATTTTGATGACTATTTTGAGTGGCCTTCTCTTCACTCCGCTCACCACTCAGATGGAAAGTGTTTAGGGCTCTCTTCTCATTTTGGGATTCTCTCCAATGGAGCGGTTGTTCCTTGTTGCTTGGATAAAGATGGCGTGGTTGTTTTGGGCGATTTACATGTAAACTCTCTAGCCTCCATTTTAGAGGCTCCTCGCACACGTGCTATCATTGAAGGGTTTAAAGCAAACAAAGCCACAGAGCCTCTTTGTCAAAAATGTACCTATAAAAACCGTTTTAATGAGGAAAAGTAATGTCAACAAAACTCTATGAAAATCCATTTTTTTATGTCGAAAAAGAGGAGTCCACGATTCCGTGGGTCAAAATTTTTACACAAAAGCCCTATAAAGAGTTAAGCGACTGTGATGCCACAACGCAACACCAAATGCTACAAGCGATGCTCTGTACCGAAGAAATCATGAGAGCCTATTACCATCCTACCAAAATTAATATCGCTATGTTTGGCAATTATCTGCCCCATCTGCATATTCATGTGATGGCACGTTTTATGGAAGATTCACATTTCCCTGAGTCGATGTGGGGCATTCAACAAAGAGAATCAGCCATTAAACTCCCTAATTTTGAAGATTTTGCAACACTTTTGAGCAAAAAGTTATCGAACCTCTAAGCTTTTGGGTAAAATTTAATCTCTCATTTGCTAAGCTTTAGCCTTAAAATTAATTTAAAACAAAGATTCTGAATGAAAAAACGCTCGTTTGCCTTATTTTTATTACTCTGTGCCAGTTCTACGTTTAGCGCCGATTTGCACTACTCTCTCATCAAAAAAGAGAGTGGTAAAACCAATGAAAGTACCCTGCTAGTTATAGGAGGCATTCACGGCGATGAACCTGGTGGCTACTTTGCGCCCATGCTATTAGCCAAACACTATACCATTCAAAAAGGCAACGTTTGGATCGTTCCTAATCTTAATTTTGATAGCATCGTCAAAAACAGACGTGGCACCTATGGTGATATGAACCGTAAATTTGCCAAAATTGAAACAAAAGATAAAGATTTTGAAATTGTCTCTGACATCAAAAAACTGATTCTTGATCCCAAAGTTGATTTAACTCTCAATCTCCATGATGGACAAGGGTTTTACCGTGCAAAAAACATTGACAAAAATTTTAACCCCAAAGCGTGGGGACAGGCAACCATCATTGACCAACAAAAGATTCCGGATGCCAAATACGGCAATCTTGCGGAAATTGCGAAAAAAGTCAATCAAGAAACCAATGTTGATTTAATCGAAGATGTGCATGAATTTAACGTTAAAAACACGAACACCAAAGATAAAGATAAGGCGATGCAACAAAGCCTGACCTATTTTTCGATCACCAATAATAAACCTGCATTTGCGATTGAAACGAGTAAAAATATTACCGATCTTTCGCATAAAGTCTTTTATCAACTGAAAACCATTGAAAAATTTATGAAAGTCATGAACATCGAATTTACACGTTCATTTGAATTAGAAGAAAAAGTCATTGAAGAGCTTTTGAAGGATGTGGGGATGTTAGAAATTCCTCCGACAAAAATCATGCTCAATCTCTCAACGCTAAAGCCTTCTATCCGCTTTTTCCCCATTAACAAAGCAGATTTTCATTACCACAGTGAAAATCCTTTGGTGGCCATCATTCACGATAAAAATGAGTATAAAATCATGAATGGCAATAAACTCATTTCAACGCTAAAAGCCGATATGATGGAGTTTGATAACTCTTTAAATGAGATTAATCTCCTCCTAGATGGAAAAAAATCAACCGCAAAAGTGGGAACGCTGATTCAAGCACGTGAACATTTCGAAATTGCCCCCATTCAAGGATACCGTATCAATATTATTGGGTATTCCAAAGAGGGTGTACTCAGTGAAGAAGGCATCAAAGTGGAGCCTAGTGTCCTGATGAAGTCCTATGCGATTGACAAAGAAGAGACCACCTATATGGTACACTTTTACAAAGATAAAAAGTTCTGTGGTATGGTCAATATTCAGTTTATTCAACATTAAACCGTTTTACAAAGGGGCATCGTGAGTACCTACATCGGAAGACAACCTATCTTCGATAAAGAGGGTGAATGTCTAGCTTATGAATTATTGTATCGTTCGTGTGAATTAAGCAACGTTGCAACCTTTAAAGATAACGCAAAAGCAACGGCTAGAGTCATTGTTAATCTCATTCATACCATAGGATTTCGCTCCATCATAGGCACCAAAAAGGGATACATCAATCTTGATGAATCCATGCTCTTTAGTGATGCCCTTTTACTCTTGCCTCCAGAATCTTTTGGATTTGAAATTTTAGAATACACAAAAATCTCCAATGAACTGATTGAAAAAGTGGCAGAACTTCATGCGAAAGGCTACACCTTCTCCTTAGATGATTTTGATTGCAGTGAGAAGATGTTTGAAACGTACACGCCTTTATTCCCTTATATAAAACTGATTAAAGTAGATATTCAGGCTATTGGCGTAGAAAATCTTGCCCCTGCTCTTGCCAAACTCTCTTTACATGCCATCCCTTTATTGGCAGAGAAAATTGAGACTCACGAAGAGTATATGAGCTGCTTAAACTACCCCTTCCACTTTTTTCAAGGTTATTTTTTTGAAAAACCTGTCATTTTAAGTGGAAAAAAAATCGAACCTAGCACACTCAACGCACTCCACCTGATTCAATGCATGCAAACCAATGATGATATCGCCTTTGTCACCCACAAATTTTCTACGTGTCCAGACCTTGTCTATAACCTTTTACGCCATGTCAATTCAGGAGCATATCACTTTAAAACAAAAATCACCTCTATTCAACAGATGATTACCCTCTTAGGTCCCAAAAGAATTCTCTCATGGCTAGGACTTTTTTTATACGGAACTCCCCATGAACGCCCTTTTGGAGTAGAAATCTACAACAATGCCAAATTTAGAGCTAAAGCCATGGAAGAGTTAGCTCTTTGTTGCCAACACTCTGAACTTTCACACAAAGCCTTTTTGATTGGAAGTCTTTCCTTAATTGATACCTACCTGAGTATTCCAATGCTTGAATTTTTGAACCATGCCCATTTGGACGATGAGATTAAAACGGCACTGCTTTTTAAAGAGGGTTTTTTAGGAAATCTCTTGCACATTGCGGTGGAGATGAACCATAGCACCAACATCAAAGAGAGCCTGAAGAGGATGGAAAAGACACCGTGTTTTACAGTGGATCAACTTTATGAGACCTGCCAAAAAGCACTCTTATTTGTGGAAGAAACCGCATACGAATAATCTTTACATGTAAAGATAAAATGCCTCTTTTAAAGTAAAGGGGTAATGAGTAAAAGTGTGCCCATACACGCTAAGGTTTGCAAGGTAATAATCGAAGCCATTAACGCAACATCTCCACCCAATTCTCGCGCTAAAATGTACGCAGATGTTGCGGTCGGCATCGCCGCAAACACAACACCAATGCTCAAACTCATACCCTCTAAACCAAACAAAAGCCCTAAGCCATACGCCAATAGAGGAAATAAAACTAGTTTAGCCACACTAGAGACAACCAACTCTTTTTTCGCATGTTTAAGATATTTAAGCTCTAAGCCAACCCCCACAGATAAAAGCCCCATAGGAAGTGCTGCATGACTTAAAACCGCAATGCCTTTTAAAACAAACAGTGGCATTGGATTGCCTAAAAAATTTAAAAAACCACCCATCACACACGCACCAATCAATGGATTTTTTACAATGGTTTTCAAAAATCCACGAAATGAGAACTTCCCTTCGCGTATATAAAAAGCAAAAACACCTATGCACAAAACATTGATAAACGGAATAGCAAACGCCATAACAATCGCTGCTAGAACCAACCCTTCTTCATGGTAGATGGCATTTACTAACGCTAAAAAAACATAGGTATTAAAGCGAATACCCCCTTGAACGATGGAAGTGAACGCTTTTCTTTCAAAATGCAAAAAAAGATTGAGCAGAATTAAGATGAGTAAAATAAGAAAAACACCACCCAGAGAGCTCATCACAAGATTGAACGTATAACGAAGATCAATCTTTGCGACGCTTAGCTCATACACTAGGAGCGAGGGCATAAGAACATAATAGGTAAACCTATCCATTTTCGGCCAAAAATCTACCGATGGAAATGCCATATGTTTAAAGACATATCCTGTAAAAATAATCAAACAAATCGGTAAGAGCGCATTTAAAATATAAGGCATTCTTATCCTTTAAAACGAAATCCCTCATCTTGCAGAAAGGTTTTAAGTTTTTCACGGCATTCACCTTGAAACTCTAACCACTCTTCTTTACATGTACCGCCACTGCCCAATTTTTTCTTAAGCAAAGAACAGAGTTTTAAAAGTACCTCTTTTTCAAGAAAAAAAGGACCGGCAATCGAAACAGGTTTTCCCTGTCGTTTTTCCATTTTAAGCACCAAAAGATGTTTTGCAGGCACTTTTATCTCAAGAGGCGAAGAAGAGGTTTTTCCCTCTTCAAACTGCCAAGCACTATCGTTGTCTAAAGCACTTCCTAGCGTAAACGGAGCGTCTTTAGCGGCCATAGGTCTCTCTAAAAGCTTCATAATCGCCTTTAAAATCTGTCATTGTGCCATCAGGATGTAACTCGATAATGCGATTAGCAAAGGCATCAATCAGTTCTCTATCGTGGGTCACACAAATCACATTGCCTGAAAATTTAAACAATCCCTCACCTAAAGCAATAATCGCTTCCAAATCAAGATGGTTATTCGGCTCATCAAGAACTAAAAAGTTTCCTTTTTCCAACATCATTTTTGAAAGCCCAATACGGTGTTTTTCCCCACCGCTAAGCTGACTCACACTTTTTTTCTGCTCTTCTCCAGAAAAAAGCATACGCCCTAAACATTTTCGAATTTCATCCAAATCTTTCTTTGCATCATACTGCTGTAACCATTCAAAAAGTTGTAAATCACCACTAATCATATCGGTCGTGTTTTGAGGAAAATAGCTAGGAATAATCGTCGCTCCCCACTTTACGCTACCCGCATCTTTTTCCAACTGCTCCATCAAAATATTACACAGCGTTGTCTTACCCACACCGTTATGTCCAATTAAAGCAATTTTATCGCCTTTTTCAACTTTAAAGCTGATATTATGAAGCACCTTCTGATCGCCATAGCTCTTCTCAATGCCTTCAACATCTAGCACTTCATTGCCAATGTCACGTCCTGCACGAAACACAATACTCGGATCACGTCTGGAAGAGGTTTGAATATCTGCGATATCCAGTTTTTCCAAACGCTTTTGACGAGAAGTTGCCTGTTTGGCTTTAGACGCATTAGCGGAGAAGCGGCGCACAAACGCTTCAAGTTCTTCTTTCTCTTTAAGCTTCTTGTCTCTGTCCATCTCTTGTTGCTTAGCAATGAGATTTGCCGCTAAATACCACTCATCATAGTTGCCTGTAAATTCACGAATCTTTTTAAAATCCACATCTAAAATGTTGGTCACAACCGCATTTAAAAAGTGTCTATCGTGGGAGATAACCACCATGGTTCCCTCATGGCGAATGAGTTGCTCTTCTAGCCATGAAATCGCTTCCAAATCGAGGTTGTTGGTTGGCTCATCCAAAAAGAGGACATCAGGTTTTGGGTAAAGCACTTGCGCTAGCAAAATTTTAAACTTATCGCCACCGGTTAGTTCACTCATCAAACTCTCATGCATGGAGACAGGAAAGCCTAAAGAGGCAAGAATTTTTTCAATATTCACATCCACTTCATACGTTGGGTCTTCTTCTGCACAAATAATCTCTAATTCCGCCAAACGGTCATTGACTTTTTCATCATTAAAATCACCCGTAACATACAAGTGCTCTTTTTCTTTAATGGCGTCATACAAACGCTTATTGCCATACATAACGGCATCTTTTAACGTGTAATCCTCAAAAGCGTATTGATTTTGTCCTAAAACGCCCACACGTAAGCCATTTTCAATCGAAAGATTGCCACTGGTTGGCTCTATCTGACGGGATAAAATCTTTAAAAACGTTGTCTTTCCAGCACCATTTGCGCCAATAAGACCATAACGCTTCCCTTTGTCCAATTTTAAATTGATATTTTCAAACAATAATTGATGCGAAAAACGCATCGTCAAGTTATTCACTTCAACCATAAACTCTCTCTTTAGTTTTTTCAAAGATTATAGCCAATAGGTGCTTTTATAAGCCTTGTATTCTCTTATAATTCATCTTTTTTTTAGTCAAAAAAATGCTACAATGCTTCTGGAAACCTTTTTATTTAAAGGAGATTCGTGGCAATTATCAAAAAAAATATTTGGTTTATTTTTTACGTTTTATGCGTAACTGCCACCTTCTTATTTGGTGTGCTTTGCTATGTTACATGGCAAAATACCTCCCAAAAGTATCAAGCTTCCCAAGAGAATATTGTCGAACTGATGGCGAACGCCACACACTCTTTGTTTGATACCCACGAACGACTCATTGATATTTTAGGCTCAGCTATCCTAGAGCATATAGATGATAAAAACCCTAAAATTGCCATTGACAAACACGCACAATCCCTACTTCAAAATCCTGAGATGGTTGCCCTAGGTGTCACAACACCACAAGGAGATTTTATCTACGCAAGTTCTGATGATAATCCCAAAAATATACCCAATCTCCTTGCCCTTCCAGAAACACGAGACTCTTTCATTCAAGCATTGGCATCTCATGGCATGGTTTTTGGACGCACCTATTTTTCACCCCCTTTACAAAAATGGGGTATGCCCATTCGTAAAACGATTCGCAATGAAGCAGGTGAAGCACAATTTGTTATTACCACGGTACTGAAACATACCAGCACCTTTGATGCGCTTTTAACCACGTTAAAACACCGTCACTATCTTAATCTCTCGGTGATAAGAGACCATGACTTCCATTACCAATACCATTCCAATGGGCATAAAGATTACGAAAAAGTTTACAACACGCCTTTTCCTCAATCAACCCTCGAAAAACTTTTTACAACCATTTTTGATCGCTATGGTATCACCCCTAGGGAGCTCAAAGAGAACCAACTTTTAGTCTCTTCTGTATACCAAGAAGGAAAAAAAGGCTACTACCTTGCTTCATTAAAATATAATCACACCTACCATCTCTGGACACTTTCTCAAACACCGCTTAGCGTTATCGTGAAAGATTTTACTCAAAAAGTTTCTCTTTATTTTCTAATTTTTGTAGCGATTGGTAGTATTTTCTTTTACCTCTTCCGTCTTATTGCCAAAGCAGAAGAGAAACGCCATGCTGATTTAATCGAACAAGCAACCCATGACCCACTGACCTTACTTCCTAATCGCCACTTTTTACATCAAAACATCCACCAATGGATTTATCCTAAGGCCCCCATGTTTAGTCTTTTATATATTGATATGGATTATTTCAAAAATATCAATGATAGTTTTGGGCACCATTTAGGCGATGAAGTTCTCATTGACATTGCCAAACGACTCGCACAGATAGCCCCCAAAGATTCTTTAATCGTACGGCATGGAGGCGATGAGTTTCTTCTTTTAACGCATATGTATGAACATCACGAACTGTTGAGCTTCGCCTCACACCTCATCGAGTCTCTTTCTCAACCTTATGAAATTCACCAGTTTCACTTTACTATTGGTGCGAGTGTGGGCATTGCCCGCTATCCTGAGCATGGAGAAACCCTTGATGCTTTACTTCGAGCCTCCGATATTGCCATGTACACCTCCAAAAAAATTAAAAACAGTGCCCATATTTTTGCCAATGAGATGCAAGAGGGCTTTTTAAAAAATATCACCATGGAGCAAGAACTTAGAAAAGCCATCAAAAATAATGAACTTTTTATGGTTTACCAACCGCAAGTCGATACACAAGGAAACGTTTTTGGCGTTGAAGCTTTGGTACGATGGAACAGCACAGCTTTTGGAAAACTCGTACCTCCAGACCAATTTATTCCTTTGGCCGAGGCGACAGGATTAATGCCTAAATTAGGTCGTCTGATTTTTGAAACCGCTTGCTATGATATTGCTGCGCTTGAGCAAGAACTCAAACGAAGTTTACAAATTTCCTTAAATGTTTCCGTGCGTCAATTTATGGATCCCCTATTTTTGGAAGATTTGTTAAATATATTGGATAAAACAGACTTACATACGCTCAATATCACACTAGAAGTCACGGAAAATCTTTTTATTGAAGAGTTACACTATATAGTGCCTCTCTTAGAAAAAATCAAATCCTTAGGCATTCAGATTTCTATGGATGATTTTGGTACAGGCTACTCGTCTTTAAGTATGTTGCGCCAACTGCCTATTGATGAGCTTAAAATTGATAAAAGCTTTGTCTATACCATTGATAAAGATGAAACATCCGCTAAAATGGTGCAAAACATCATTACCATCGGTAAAAACCTCAATATGCACATCTTAGCAGAAGGCGTTGAAACCCAAGAACAAAAAGAGCTTTTAACAGCTTTTGGATGTGATCGTTTTCAAGGATACTATTTCTCAAAACCCTTAAATAAAGAGGCGTTATTAGCATTTCTTAAAAGTTCAGCTTTTTACATGTAAAGATTGATACCTCATTTTTTAAACAAAATTGTTGTAAAATCATTCGATTTTTGCGACTATTTTCAAACATCCGTCACACAAAATCTACCATATCCTTTCGGAGCACTCGATTGAAATACTTTAAATATGTCCTACTTTCAATGATTTTAAGCTCTCTTGTACACGTTTTTTTATGGACAAGAGGTGGCGATAAAATCGTTACATCTCCTCAAATTGGAGACAAGATAGAATCCCTCTCTTACACACCATATCGGGGCTTTGAAAAAGCACCTAAAAGCGATGAAGAGATTGCGCAAGATATGAAAACCGTTGAAAATATTGCACGTAAAGTCAGAACTTACGCCATTGATGATGCCAAACGGGTTTTGAGCAATGTGGACGATACCAAGCTTAAAGTTGATATTGGACTATGGCTTTCAGGCGATAAAGGAGCAAACGAATATGAAATGGAGAAGCTTTTTGAATTAACCAAATTTTATTATCCTCGCATTGCTTCTATCATTGTAGGAAACGAGGTACTTTTACGTGCTGATTTAACACCTGAAGAGCTGATGGAGTACATCGACCGTGTTTCCAAACGTACCCGTATTCCTGTCACCACAGCAGAAGTTCAACATGTCTGGCTTACCAATAAAGAATTGGCTAACCATGTTGATTTTATCAATGTCCATATTCTTCCTTACTGGGAGAAAATCCCTATAGAGCAAACCCTTGCTTTTGCCAAAGAAAAATACGACGCCATCGCTGAGATGTATCCTAAAAAGCCCATTACTATCGGGGAGTTTGGTTGGCCTAGCAGTGGATACAACAACGAAAAAGCTGAAGCCACACTCACCAACCAAATTGCTGCTATTACAGGCTTTTTGGAAATGGCACGTGAACTGAAATGGAGTTATAACATCGTTGAAGCATTTGATCAGCCATGGAAAGGGGTTCATGAGGGAAGTGTAGGACCATACTGGGGGCTTTTTGATATTAACAAACAACCTAAATTTCACTTTGTCAAGCAGACGATTTTAAATCCTCTCTGGCGCTATCAAATGGCAGCCTCTGTTTTCTTTGGTCTGCTCCTCACTTTCTTTGGACTTCGCAACCAACGGGTCAACTTTGCTCATGCGCTTACCTATGGTTTTGCAGCGCAAGCGATGGGCTTTGGTATTGCTATGGCAGCCACCTATCCGTTTATTTACTACATGAATTTTGGTATGTGGGTCATGTGGACCATGGGAATTTTTCTAATGATTCCTTTGGTGATTATCACCCTTGCAAAGATTAATGAACTCTTTAAATGTACCCTAGGCATTGCTCCTAAACGCTTAGCTCCTCTGAATCTCAAATCGGATCATGTTCCTTTTGTCTCTATTCATGTTCCCGCCTATAAAGAACAACCTCATGTTCTTATTGAGAC carries:
- a CDS encoding EAL and HDOD domain-containing protein codes for the protein MSTYIGRQPIFDKEGECLAYELLYRSCELSNVATFKDNAKATARVIVNLIHTIGFRSIIGTKKGYINLDESMLFSDALLLLPPESFGFEILEYTKISNELIEKVAELHAKGYTFSLDDFDCSEKMFETYTPLFPYIKLIKVDIQAIGVENLAPALAKLSLHAIPLLAEKIETHEEYMSCLNYPFHFFQGYFFEKPVILSGKKIEPSTLNALHLIQCMQTNDDIAFVTHKFSTCPDLVYNLLRHVNSGAYHFKTKITSIQQMITLLGPKRILSWLGLFLYGTPHERPFGVEIYNNAKFRAKAMEELALCCQHSELSHKAFLIGSLSLIDTYLSIPMLEFLNHAHLDDEIKTALLFKEGFLGNLLHIAVEMNHSTNIKESLKRMEKTPCFTVDQLYETCQKALLFVEETAYE
- a CDS encoding radical SAM/SPASM domain-containing protein, whose protein sequence is MSHSFFRVYVELTNICGLKCSFCPPKILPTQTMSLPFFEHILGELKPYTKEIAYHVAGDSLALSNVEAYLDRTHAYGFKVILTTSGYFLKNHSLTTLFHPAIKQINISLNSFNKNSMPLSFEDYMKPILELCHAKQKENKSLFINLRLWNRDENNSDQAFNEMLFSYLENAFKTPLHVKQIQEEKPRSIRLQEKVRLHFDDYFEWPSLHSAHHSDGKCLGLSSHFGILSNGAVVPCCLDKDGVVVLGDLHVNSLASILEAPRTRAIIEGFKANKATEPLCQKCTYKNRFNEEK
- a CDS encoding M99 family carboxypeptidase catalytic domain-containing protein; this encodes MKKRSFALFLLLCASSTFSADLHYSLIKKESGKTNESTLLVIGGIHGDEPGGYFAPMLLAKHYTIQKGNVWIVPNLNFDSIVKNRRGTYGDMNRKFAKIETKDKDFEIVSDIKKLILDPKVDLTLNLHDGQGFYRAKNIDKNFNPKAWGQATIIDQQKIPDAKYGNLAEIAKKVNQETNVDLIEDVHEFNVKNTNTKDKDKAMQQSLTYFSITNNKPAFAIETSKNITDLSHKVFYQLKTIEKFMKVMNIEFTRSFELEEKVIEELLKDVGMLEIPPTKIMLNLSTLKPSIRFFPINKADFHYHSENPLVAIIHDKNEYKIMNGNKLISTLKADMMEFDNSLNEINLLLDGKKSTAKVGTLIQAREHFEIAPIQGYRINIIGYSKEGVLSEEGIKVEPSVLMKSYAIDKEETTYMVHFYKDKKFCGMVNIQFIQH
- a CDS encoding AEC family transporter gives rise to the protein MPYILNALLPICLIIFTGYVFKHMAFPSVDFWPKMDRFTYYVLMPSLLVYELSVAKIDLRYTFNLVMSSLGGVFLILLILILLNLFLHFERKAFTSIVQGGIRFNTYVFLALVNAIYHEEGLVLAAIVMAFAIPFINVLCIGVFAFYIREGKFSFRGFLKTIVKNPLIGACVMGGFLNFLGNPMPLFVLKGIAVLSHAALPMGLLSVGVGLELKYLKHAKKELVVSSVAKLVLFPLLAYGLGLLFGLEGMSLSIGVVFAAMPTATSAYILARELGGDVALMASIITLQTLACMGTLLLITPLL
- the glmS gene encoding glutamine--fructose-6-phosphate transaminase (isomerizing) is translated as MCGIVGYIGTKEKRDFLIHGLKELEYRGYDSAGIAVLKEGEISSFKATGKLSNLDHKTENFSSSGFGLGIGHTRWATHGKPTEANAHPHWGEFSYIIHNGIIENYKEIKDELLKEGITFLSQTDTEVAVHLFEKNVRELGDCFKAFEKTIASLHGAYAILLITKKAPDVIFFAKNAVPLLLGRSPEHEVYFSSSDAPLIGHVNEVVYLEDGEYGWVEKNAITLIKNNTKQHLDFKPLTHDKLSAQKDGYRYFMEKEIYEQSIVVGETLMGRIKENTIVLDELSHIDFSAIDAIKICACGTSYHAALSACYMFERLSKIRTNVEIASEFRYKEPLLDPKTLFIVISQSGETADTLEALKMAKRGGMPTLAICNVDNSSIVRTADATILTRAGIEKGVASTKAFATQVITLWLLSLYVAQIKECIAPERLNEEISALLKIPLVLKVNEQTHEKIRRLSKRYLHGHGFFFIGRDLFYPLALEGALKLKEISYLHAEGYPAGEMKHGPIALADSELFTIALMPKNLLYDKMKSNVEELGARDSTLLIISPEPFDLADDFIKTNAHTHMMGEFFEMMLITQLLALEISIRLGNDVDMPRNLAKSVTVE
- a CDS encoding HIT family protein, whose protein sequence is MSTKLYENPFFYVEKEESTIPWVKIFTQKPYKELSDCDATTQHQMLQAMLCTEEIMRAYYHPTKINIAMFGNYLPHLHIHVMARFMEDSHFPESMWGIQQRESAIKLPNFEDFATLLSKKLSNL
- a CDS encoding translation initiation factor SUI1 translates to MKLLERPMAAKDAPFTLGSALDNDSAWQFEEGKTSSSPLEIKVPAKHLLVLKMEKRQGKPVSIAGPFFLEKEVLLKLCSLLKKKLGSGGTCKEEWLEFQGECREKLKTFLQDEGFRFKG
- a CDS encoding ABC-F family ATP-binding cassette domain-containing protein gives rise to the protein MVEVNNLTMRFSHQLLFENINLKLDKGKRYGLIGANGAGKTTFLKILSRQIEPTSGNLSIENGLRVGVLGQNQYAFEDYTLKDAVMYGNKRLYDAIKEKEHLYVTGDFNDEKVNDRLAELEIICAEEDPTYEVDVNIEKILASLGFPVSMHESLMSELTGGDKFKILLAQVLYPKPDVLFLDEPTNNLDLEAISWLEEQLIRHEGTMVVISHDRHFLNAVVTNILDVDFKKIREFTGNYDEWYLAANLIAKQQEMDRDKKLKEKEELEAFVRRFSANASKAKQATSRQKRLEKLDIADIQTSSRRDPSIVFRAGRDIGNEVLDVEGIEKSYGDQKVLHNISFKVEKGDKIALIGHNGVGKTTLCNILMEQLEKDAGSVKWGATIIPSYFPQNTTDMISGDLQLFEWLQQYDAKKDLDEIRKCLGRMLFSGEEQKKSVSQLSGGEKHRIGLSKMMLEKGNFLVLDEPNNHLDLEAIIALGEGLFKFSGNVICVTHDRELIDAFANRIIELHPDGTMTDFKGDYEAFRETYGR